In Phycisphaerales bacterium, the sequence CGGCTGTCACGGGCCGGGCGATTCTCGCGCGTGGAGCGTGCTTCTCGAGCGAGATTTGGTCTTCGCGTGTCGGCGTATGAACGGCGGCTGGGGTGGACGCGTGGGCGGGCGGTGTCGCGTGTGGCGGAGCGGGCGGGGGTGAGCGAAGAGGCCGTCCGAGTGGCGCTTGGTGGGCGTCGGGCGCGGCTCGACGCGACGCGTGTTGGTGGTGCCGCGTGGCGGGCATGGCGGCTTGGGCTTGATCTGGAGCCGTTTCGTGGGCGGCATGATCTCTCGGCGCGGTCGCTCCGGCACGCGATGCTGGCGTGGAAGTCGTCGCGGTTGCAGCGGCATCTGGATCGCGGCGAGTTGGATGGGCCGGTCTCGCCGGTGTTTGAGCGTGAGGATGCGGGCGAGGTGCTGCTCGGATCGCCGATGGTGACGCTTGGCGTGAGTGAGATTGATGACGGAGATCTCGTGGTGTTGATCGGGTGGGCGCGTGGGCTTGGAGCCGTGGTCGGCGCGGAGGAGCGGGCGCGGCTGGCGGCGTTCCAGTTTCTTCGTGAGCAGGCCCGGCGGCGAGTCGTGGAGTTGGACGGGGCGACGGGGACGGCTGGAGCGATCGATGAGATCGAGACGCTGCTGCGCGGGGCGTCACGGATGCTCGCGTCGGCGCTTAAGGCGCAGTGGAGGACGATGCTGGGGGCGATCGAGACGCGTGTGGGTTCGCCGATCGAGACGTTGGGCGCGGGCGGGGCGGCGGAGGTCATTCTCGTTGCGGCACGAGCCGCGGGTCGGGCGGCGAGCACACACGATCCCTTCAGGCGTGGGCGACTGGCGGCGGCGGTGGCGCTTGGTGTGGACCGGGAAGTCGCGCGGTGGATGGCGAGGCTCGAGTCGGGGAGAGGCGCGAGAGTCGGCGGAATCGGCCGGGCGGCGATGCGGCTGCCGGAGGGTGCGCGAGTTTCGGATTGGACTCGGGAGATGGGCTCGTGGTGTGGGTGGACGGAGTTGGGGCATCGCGTGGAGCGGCGGGTGATCGAGGCGAGGGGTGACGAGGGTGTCGGCGGGGGCGCGCGGGCCGAGGCGGTTGAGTTGCTGGTGCGGCTGTATGGACTTGGCGGCTCGATGCCGATGGGGTTGGGGTCGGCGGCGCGGGGCATGGGGATGACGGAGAACGCGGCGTCGAGGGTGTGGCTGCGCGGGCCGAGCGAGGTGATGGGGAATCGTGGGCCGAATTTTTGAGGAGTGCGCCCCTCGCGGAGCGAGGGGGTACCCAGGGGATGGCGTGCGTGCGTTGCGAGGGGGTACCCGAGGCGCGATACACTGTGCGACTCGATGGCGCTGCTGCAGACGCACAAACTCCGCAAGACGTATGGCGACCGGACGGTCGTGGATGATGTCTCGTTCCACGTCGAGCGGGCGGAGGTTGTGGGGTTGCTCGGTCGCAACGGCGCGGGGAAGACGACGAGTTTCCGGATGACGATCGGGATGATCGAGCCGGATTCGGGGCTTGGGCCGGATCGCGGGCGGGTGATGTTCGACGGGAAGGACGTGTCGAACCTGCCCATGTACAAGCGGGCGCGACTGGGGATGGGGTACCTGAGCCAGGAGCCGAGCGTCTTCGGGCGTTTGACGTGCGAGCAGAATCTGCTGGCGATCCTCGAGACGCAGAAACTCTCGGGGAAGGAGCGGAAGACGAAGGCCGCGGAGTTGCTGGCGCAGTTCTCCTTGTCGCACAAGGCGGGGGAGGCGGCGCGGACGTGCTCCGGGGGCGAGCGGCGGAAACTGGAGATCGCGCGGGCGCTGGTGACCAAGCCGAGGCTGATCCTGCTTGATGAGCCGTTCAGCGGCGTGGACCCGATCGCGATCGAGGAGCTGCAGCGGGAGATCCGGACGCTGGCGTCGAAGGGGATCGCGATGCTGATCACGGACCACAACGTGCAGCAGACGCTGCGCGTGTGCGACCGGGCGTACATCATCGACGCGGGGAAGAAGTTCGCGGAGGGGACGCCCAAGGCGCTGATCAACGACCAGCGTGTGCGCGAGGTGTACCTGGGCACGATCTTCCGCGGGGATGAGTTCGACTGAATGCGACGGATGAAGACACAATTTCGGAATCAGTACGCGGACGGGCGCGCGGCGTGGATTTCGCGCGGCGTGCGCGGGGGCGACTTTCAGCGCCTGCTGATGGCGTCTCTGGTGGGACTCACGTTCGGCCTGGGCGGGTGCCTGCGGCGGCATGTCTCGATCACGTCGGAGCCGAGCGGGGCGCTGGTGTCGGTGAATGATGTCGAGGTGGGGCGGACGCCCTGCGAGGCGGAGTTCTCGTACTACGGCGTGTACGACGTGCGGCTGGAGATGGACGGGTATGAGGTGAAGCGGACGCCGGCGCGGGCGTCGGCGCCGATCTATGAGTATCCGCCGCTGGACGCGATCGCGGGGGTCTCGCCGATCGCGATTGATACGGAAGTGCGGTGGCACTTTGTGCTGACGCCGACGAGCGCGATGGGGGCGACGCCGGAGGAGTTGGAGGAGGGGCTGCTGTCGCGGGCGCGGACGATGCGCGAGACGGAGCGGCCCTAGGTGGTGGGGAACGGCGTGCCGGACACGGGGACGGCGGTCGGGGAGCCGTAACCGGTCGCGTGTGTGGGGGGCGGGAGCGAGACATCGTGAACAAGGAGCGAATCATGACGCGCACGAATCGGGTGGGAATGAGCACGGGCAGGACCTTGAGCGGAGTCGCGGCGTGCGCGGTGGCGCTGGGGCTGGTGGTCTTCGGCGCGTCGTGGTCGTTCGGGCAGGAGGGGGGGCAGGAGGGGGGGCAGGATGGCGGTGCGCCCCACAGTCCTCGCCAGGGTGATGGCGTGGGGTATGGGAACAAGGACGTCGGCGAGGCGGTGGAACTCGGGGTCGTGATGTCGCAGGACGCGGCCGCGGCGGCGTCGCGTGCGCCCGTGGCCAACGCCGGGTCGATGGATCTTTCGCGGCCGACGGTGGAGCAGGTGCCGGGTGCGCCCAAGACCGTGGTCGAGGTTGCGGAATACACCATTCCCGGGGCTCCGGGCGCCGGCGGCGGCGATGCGGGCCTCATGTGCCACAGTTACATCGCGTATCCCGCCGGGTTGCAGCCGGGGGAGCGTCGCCCGGGCGTGCTGGTCTGCCCGGAGTGGTGGGGTTGCAATGACTACGCGAAGGAGCGGGCGATCCGCCTGGCGGAACTGGGATACGTCGCCCTTGCGGTGGATGTCTATGGCGGCGGCAAGGTCACCGACGATCCCAAGCAGGCGGGGGCGTGGGCCGGCGAACTCATGAAGGATGTCTCGCTCGTGCGCCAGCGGGCGCGGGCCGGCCTCGAGCAACTCAAGGTCGATCTTCGCGTGGACACCACCAGACTCGCGGCGATCGGGTATTGCCTGGGCGGGACGGTCGCCCTCGAACTCGCGAGAGACGGCGAGGACCTCGACTGCGTGGTGGCGTTCCATTCGGGGACGATCCTGGCGCGCGACGCGAGGGACAACGACCGGCTGGTGAAGTCCGGC encodes:
- the lptB gene encoding LPS export ABC transporter ATP-binding protein, which produces MALLQTHKLRKTYGDRTVVDDVSFHVERAEVVGLLGRNGAGKTTSFRMTIGMIEPDSGLGPDRGRVMFDGKDVSNLPMYKRARLGMGYLSQEPSVFGRLTCEQNLLAILETQKLSGKERKTKAAELLAQFSLSHKAGEAARTCSGGERRKLEIARALVTKPRLILLDEPFSGVDPIAIEELQREIRTLASKGIAMLITDHNVQQTLRVCDRAYIIDAGKKFAEGTPKALINDQRVREVYLGTIFRGDEFD
- a CDS encoding PEGA domain-containing protein gives rise to the protein MKTQFRNQYADGRAAWISRGVRGGDFQRLLMASLVGLTFGLGGCLRRHVSITSEPSGALVSVNDVEVGRTPCEAEFSYYGVYDVRLEMDGYEVKRTPARASAPIYEYPPLDAIAGVSPIAIDTEVRWHFVLTPTSAMGATPEELEEGLLSRARTMRETERP
- a CDS encoding dienelactone hydrolase family protein, translating into MTRTNRVGMSTGRTLSGVAACAVALGLVVFGASWSFGQEGGQEGGQDGGAPHSPRQGDGVGYGNKDVGEAVELGVVMSQDAAAAASRAPVANAGSMDLSRPTVEQVPGAPKTVVEVAEYTIPGAPGAGGGDAGLMCHSYIAYPAGLQPGERRPGVLVCPEWWGCNDYAKERAIRLAELGYVALAVDVYGGGKVTDDPKQAGAWAGELMKDVSLVRQRARAGLEQLKVDLRVDTTRLAAIGYCLGGTVALELARDGEDLDCVVAFHSGTILARDARDNDRLVKSGGGGCTVLLCHGADDGFVQPGHLDAFHEEMRAAGGGAGGGAAAGGGVDYEVDSYAGAVHSFTNPGADAHNIPGVKYDARADHRSWERMKALFREKIPFTPVPAAGSK